One genomic window of Sardina pilchardus chromosome 15, fSarPil1.1, whole genome shotgun sequence includes the following:
- the zbtb37 gene encoding zinc finger and BTB domain-containing protein 37 isoform X2 yields MERAGSIQLDIPDFSNSVLSHLNQLRMQGRLCDIVVNVQGQSFRAHKVVLAASSPYFRDHMSLSEMSTVSLSVIRNPSVFEQLLSFCYTGRLCLQLADIISYLTAASFLQMQHIIDRCTQILEGIHFKINLADVEEDLVGAHRSSGRTLESGNVGGGSMGPHLLSPRIRSPKVTGPCGIGGAGAMEVRDTCEAQDVSPAGNSMSPQVVEHSGLVSEILGDKGGTSNIREKEPVLRINRSGQWYVESGLEDSRGEDIGVRVPDGLRIKTEHLEEWGGMEMQSSAAEVSGTVEEGTPMMIDASGRSSLVQEEFVSGASGSKSSQPSSSFSETERFSPTGSVVVMAERQRAKSESPGRVYDQKHHSSQGEEQAIFDMGGYEEYLREQVGDRWFRYNPRLTCIYCCKSFNQKGSLDRHMRLHMGITPFVCRICGKKYTRKDQLEYHIRKHTGNKPFHCHVCGKSFPFQAILNQHLRKNHPGCVSQEAAHSASPETTTVSSRGGQADDGSPGQEEGEGNGAGGGSTSSLGEGMQPSVSTTGPD; encoded by the exons ATGGAGCGCGCAGGCAGTATTCAGCTCGACATCCCGGACTTCAGTAACTCGGTGCTGTCCCACCTGAATCAGTTGCGCATGCAGGGCCGCCTGTGCGACATTGTGGTGAACGTGCAGGGCCAGAGTTTTCGCGCGCACAAGGTGGTGCTCGCCGCCAGCTCACCATACTTCCGCGACCACATGTCACTGAGTGAGATGAGCACGGTGTCCCTCTCAGTCATTCGAAACCCGTCAGTGTTTGAACAGCTGCTGTCATTTTGCTACACAGGCCGATTGTGCCTCCAACTGGCAGACATCATTAGCTATTTGACAGCAGCTAGTTTTTTGCAGATGCAGCACATCATTGATCGCTGCACACAGATTCTAGAGGGTATCCATTTCAAAATTAACCTGGCTGATGTGGAGGAAGACTTGGTTGGGGCTCATCGAAGCTCTGGGCGGACCTTGGAGTCTGGGAATGTTGGTGGGGGTTCAATGGGTCCGCACTTGCTCAGTCCCAGAATCCGTAGTCCGAAGGTGACTGGCCCATGTGGCATAGGAGGTGCTGGAGCAATGGAGGTACGCGACACATGTGAGGCACAAGATGTGAGCCCAGCTGGCAACTCTATGAGCCCCCAGGTTGTTGAGCACAGTGGGCTTGTGTCAGAAATTTTAGGGGACAAGGGAGGGACGAGCAACATCAGGGAAAAGGAGCCAGTCCTGCGCATTAACCGATCAGGGCAATGGTATGTTGAGTCTGGACTAGAGGATAGTAGGGGAGAGGATATAGGGGTGCGGGTACCGGATGGCTTGCGGATCAAGACGGAGCATCTAGAGGAATGGGGGGGCATGGAAATGCAGTCGTCGGCAGCTGAAGTGAGTGGGACAGTGGAGGAGGGTACCCCCATGATGATTGACGCCTCAGGCCGCAGCTCACTGGTGCAAGAGGAATTTGTTTCAGGTGCCTCTGGGTCAAAGAGCTCCCAGCCCTCCAGCAGCTTCAGCGAGACTGAGAG GTTCAGTCCTACAGGAAGCGTGGTGGTGATGGCGGAACGTCAGAGGGCCAAGAGTGAGTCTCCAGGGAGAGTGTATGATCAGAAACACCACAGCTCACAG GGTGAGGAACAGGCCATTTTTGACATGGGCGGCTACGAGGAATACCTGAGGGAGCAGGTGGGTGATCGCTGGTTCCGCTACAACCCACGCCTCACCTGCATCTATTGCTGCAAGTCCTTCAACCAGAAGGGAAGTCTGGACCGTCACATGCGTCTGCACATGGGCATCACACCATTTGTGTGCCGGATATGTGGTAAGAAGTACACACGGAAGGACCAGCTGGAATACCACATCCGCAAGCACACTGGCAATAAGCCCTTCCACTGCCATGTTTGTGGGAAAAGCTTCCCCTTTCAGGCTATCCTCAACCAGCACCTCCGCAAGAACCACCCTGGTTGTGTCTCGCAGGAAGCAGCCCACAGTGCCTCCCCTGAAACCACCACCGTCTCATCTAGGGGAGGCCAGGCTGATGATGGGTCCCCTGGccaggaggaaggggaggggaatgGGGCAGGAGGAGGGTCAACATCCTCATTGGGGGAGGGTATGCAGCCCTCAGTTTCCACCACAGGCCCTGATTAA
- the zbtb37 gene encoding zinc finger and BTB domain-containing protein 37 isoform X1, which produces MERAGSIQLDIPDFSNSVLSHLNQLRMQGRLCDIVVNVQGQSFRAHKVVLAASSPYFRDHMSLSEMSTVSLSVIRNPSVFEQLLSFCYTGRLCLQLADIISYLTAASFLQMQHIIDRCTQILEGIHFKINLADVEEDLVGAHRSSGRTLESGNVGGGSMGPHLLSPRIRSPKVTGPCGIGGAGAMEVRDTCEAQDVSPAGNSMSPQVVEHSGLVSEILGDKGGTSNIREKEPVLRINRSGQWYVESGLEDSRGEDIGVRVPDGLRIKTEHLEEWGGMEMQSSAAEVSGTVEEGTPMMIDASGRSSLVQEEFVSGASGSKSSQPSSSFSETERSVFSPTGSVVVMAERQRAKSESPGRVYDQKHHSSQGEEQAIFDMGGYEEYLREQVGDRWFRYNPRLTCIYCCKSFNQKGSLDRHMRLHMGITPFVCRICGKKYTRKDQLEYHIRKHTGNKPFHCHVCGKSFPFQAILNQHLRKNHPGCVSQEAAHSASPETTTVSSRGGQADDGSPGQEEGEGNGAGGGSTSSLGEGMQPSVSTTGPD; this is translated from the exons ATGGAGCGCGCAGGCAGTATTCAGCTCGACATCCCGGACTTCAGTAACTCGGTGCTGTCCCACCTGAATCAGTTGCGCATGCAGGGCCGCCTGTGCGACATTGTGGTGAACGTGCAGGGCCAGAGTTTTCGCGCGCACAAGGTGGTGCTCGCCGCCAGCTCACCATACTTCCGCGACCACATGTCACTGAGTGAGATGAGCACGGTGTCCCTCTCAGTCATTCGAAACCCGTCAGTGTTTGAACAGCTGCTGTCATTTTGCTACACAGGCCGATTGTGCCTCCAACTGGCAGACATCATTAGCTATTTGACAGCAGCTAGTTTTTTGCAGATGCAGCACATCATTGATCGCTGCACACAGATTCTAGAGGGTATCCATTTCAAAATTAACCTGGCTGATGTGGAGGAAGACTTGGTTGGGGCTCATCGAAGCTCTGGGCGGACCTTGGAGTCTGGGAATGTTGGTGGGGGTTCAATGGGTCCGCACTTGCTCAGTCCCAGAATCCGTAGTCCGAAGGTGACTGGCCCATGTGGCATAGGAGGTGCTGGAGCAATGGAGGTACGCGACACATGTGAGGCACAAGATGTGAGCCCAGCTGGCAACTCTATGAGCCCCCAGGTTGTTGAGCACAGTGGGCTTGTGTCAGAAATTTTAGGGGACAAGGGAGGGACGAGCAACATCAGGGAAAAGGAGCCAGTCCTGCGCATTAACCGATCAGGGCAATGGTATGTTGAGTCTGGACTAGAGGATAGTAGGGGAGAGGATATAGGGGTGCGGGTACCGGATGGCTTGCGGATCAAGACGGAGCATCTAGAGGAATGGGGGGGCATGGAAATGCAGTCGTCGGCAGCTGAAGTGAGTGGGACAGTGGAGGAGGGTACCCCCATGATGATTGACGCCTCAGGCCGCAGCTCACTGGTGCAAGAGGAATTTGTTTCAGGTGCCTCTGGGTCAAAGAGCTCCCAGCCCTCCAGCAGCTTCAGCGAGACTGAGAGgtctgt GTTCAGTCCTACAGGAAGCGTGGTGGTGATGGCGGAACGTCAGAGGGCCAAGAGTGAGTCTCCAGGGAGAGTGTATGATCAGAAACACCACAGCTCACAG GGTGAGGAACAGGCCATTTTTGACATGGGCGGCTACGAGGAATACCTGAGGGAGCAGGTGGGTGATCGCTGGTTCCGCTACAACCCACGCCTCACCTGCATCTATTGCTGCAAGTCCTTCAACCAGAAGGGAAGTCTGGACCGTCACATGCGTCTGCACATGGGCATCACACCATTTGTGTGCCGGATATGTGGTAAGAAGTACACACGGAAGGACCAGCTGGAATACCACATCCGCAAGCACACTGGCAATAAGCCCTTCCACTGCCATGTTTGTGGGAAAAGCTTCCCCTTTCAGGCTATCCTCAACCAGCACCTCCGCAAGAACCACCCTGGTTGTGTCTCGCAGGAAGCAGCCCACAGTGCCTCCCCTGAAACCACCACCGTCTCATCTAGGGGAGGCCAGGCTGATGATGGGTCCCCTGGccaggaggaaggggaggggaatgGGGCAGGAGGAGGGTCAACATCCTCATTGGGGGAGGGTATGCAGCCCTCAGTTTCCACCACAGGCCCTGATTAA